The region CGTTGATCATTTAAGATTGTCTCTTTCACAAAGGCCGCCTTTTGAACAACATTTTCTCTATATTTAGACCATTGTTCACTAATTACCAAAGTTAAGAGACAATTCTTAATGGTTTTCAACCTCTTAAGCATAACAATGACTGAAGCAAATCTTGTTTTAGAAATAGAAAGAAACATCAAATGCACAAATTCTTTGAACATAGCAAATCTCATGGAGTGATTCataataaattttttaatataaaaacCATCTTCATCAATAGCAGATATCCATTTACACTCAAGATAAACAACTTCTTTACTTGGTGTATTTTTTGGTGCACATAAACTTTTTAGAGCTAGATTCAACGTGTGCACTACACATGCTATGCAAACTATATGAGGATATGTTCCTTCGACAATTGAATCAACAACCTTGCAAACAAGGGCATTATTAGTAATGATTTGAACAACATTTCTGCTTCAACCTCTTCAATTGTACGCAAAATTATAGTAACAATATAATGTTTATCTTTGTACTCTCTTGTTCCATCAATAACCTTCAAGAACATTGGTCCAGAATTCAAAATTGCCATAAAGTTAATCAATGGTCTTCTTTGGGCATCTGTCCAACCATCTGTAAATATGCTCACATTTTTTTCTGGCCAAGTATCTTTAATTGGTTGGAGTAGTTTTAATATGTTGGCTTTCTCTCTTTGCAACATTGTAATACTTATGAAATTATAACTTGGAGGAAGGTAGCCAGATATAGAACTGTTTGCCGCATAAGTGAATGCACTGATAAAGTAAGGATTTCTGACTATATTGAATGACAAACTAGCAGAATAAAATAGTCTAGCTATTTCAGATGATAGATGATCTCTAGTCTCATTATTAAATGCCTTTGCTAAAGGTCCATCACTTTCTCTTCTTTTCTTACTCATATCAATAGGAGGATTCGAACTTATAGTTCCATTCGGAAAAGGAACTTGTACGAGCTTTGCTTGCCCTTCTTTGTCAGTAGCAATCATATCAAGTTCTTTCATCTCAGTCAAATATTCATTGGTCACTTTCGAACAACAAATTATTCCATTTCCCTTTTCTTTCAATAAATGACTTCTTATTCTAAAATAAGAACCTTTAAAGGTTACATTGCAATAGTTGCACCGCCAAGTTGCATTATTTCCATTTCCTTCATTCCTGTTTTACAAAGTAGTCACATAAGTCTTAAGAGGATAATCATTATCGGTACTTCCCGTTCCACTTGTATATTTATCCGTCAAAGGCGTAACATTATTGTTTGTCCTACTTCCTCCACTAACATTATTACTTTGGAAAAACATCTacaacaaaataaaataaaaaatccTTATAAATAATCTTATAAATAATATTATATGATTAATATAAACTTATTATATTATCTActattattttttatattatatattttataataaattaaTCATAATATGAGTAAAATGTGAAATAGAAAGAATGTTAAGAAAGAAGCGTAGTATGGATGATTACTTCGACTGATAATTACATATCTAGTAATTTGATAAGAAATGTCTATTTTATTGGTACAAGCCCATATATTAATATAGTAATATTATAATAGTTAAAAGTCTTTTATGTTTGCTTGCAGTTGCAGCATAGAAAAAAATGTAGGAGAAAATAG is a window of Lathyrus oleraceus cultivar Zhongwan6 chromosome 6, CAAS_Psat_ZW6_1.0, whole genome shotgun sequence DNA encoding:
- the LOC127095479 gene encoding uncharacterized protein LOC127095479 → MESADTDCYGNLDRYLTKTSARHGFQNHVWAVDLNWFYTTWTEDLDSLRDKMRVNIQLIPSRMFNRWMDKMGCLRRVDSRNGSVVDMQVLRNEGNGNNATWRCNYCNVTFKGSYFRIRSHLLKEKGNGIICCSKVTNEYLTEMKELDMIATDKEGQAKLVQVPFPNGTISSNPPIDMSKKRRESDGPLAKAFNNETRDHLSSEIARLFYSASLSFNIVRNPYFISAFTYAANSSISGYLPPSYNFISITMLQREKANILKLLQPIKDTWPEKNVSIFTDGWTDAQRRPLINFMAILNSGPMFLKVIDGTREYKDKHYIVTIILRTIEEVVDSIVEGTYPHIVCIACVVHTLNLALKSLCAPKNTPSKEVVYLECKWISAIDEDGFYIKKFIMNHSMRFAMFKEFVHLMFLSISKTRFASVIVMLKRLKTIKNCLLTLVISEQWSKYRENVVQKAAFVKETILNDQRWDKIDYILRFTEPIYDMLRSCDPDESNLHLIYEKWDSMIEKVKIAIYTQQRRELSQNSSFYDVVYNILIARWAKSHTPLHCLAHSLNPRQWFDQSPNQVVPHRDNEICTGRKKCIRSYFVDEYKRLEATTEFVKFSSGEGELNQFDSLQDRWNLTPKKWWITYGSAVPKLQSITLKLLSQPCSSSCVERNWNTYSFIHSMKRNRLNSKRAVDLVFDHTNLRLLSRKSKNYNEVETKR